Proteins from a single region of Streptomyces griseiscabiei:
- a CDS encoding aldo/keto reductase codes for MRHRKITTTSVELTELGFGASVIGNLYRVTPAHDATAAIDAAWDAGVRYFDTAPHYGLGLSEQRLGAALRDRPRDAYTVSSKVGRLLVPNERPRGVDSEGFVVRDDLRRQWDFSRDGVLRSVEDTLTRMGLDRLDVVYLHDPDDHWRQAAEEAMPALADLRDQGVIGAIGAGMNQSAMPARFLRETPADVMMIAGRYTLLDQTALDDVLPTALELGKSVVAAGVFNSGLLSRERPAQDAKFDYQDAPQDLVSRAHAIADTCERHGTTLPAAAMAFPFGHPSIINVTLGMRNAEQVGRNVELHRRSVPDALWDDLRDQGLIRADVPTVTGGVQRCL; via the coding sequence ATGCGCCACCGGAAGATCACCACCACCTCCGTGGAACTGACCGAACTCGGCTTCGGGGCGTCGGTCATCGGAAACCTCTACCGGGTCACGCCCGCCCACGACGCGACGGCCGCGATCGACGCGGCGTGGGACGCCGGCGTCCGGTACTTCGACACAGCACCGCACTACGGGCTCGGCCTGTCCGAGCAGCGGCTCGGCGCCGCCCTCCGGGACCGGCCGCGCGACGCGTACACCGTGTCCTCCAAGGTCGGGCGGCTGCTCGTGCCCAACGAGCGGCCCCGTGGCGTCGACAGCGAGGGCTTCGTCGTACGGGACGACCTGCGCAGACAGTGGGACTTCAGCCGCGACGGCGTGCTCCGCTCCGTCGAGGACACCCTGACGCGTATGGGGCTGGACCGCCTGGACGTCGTGTACCTGCACGATCCCGACGACCACTGGCGGCAGGCCGCCGAAGAGGCCATGCCCGCCCTCGCCGACCTGCGCGACCAGGGCGTCATCGGCGCCATCGGGGCGGGCATGAACCAGTCGGCCATGCCCGCCCGCTTCCTCCGCGAGACCCCGGCCGACGTGATGATGATCGCCGGCCGCTACACCCTCCTCGACCAGACCGCACTGGACGACGTGCTGCCCACCGCCCTGGAACTCGGCAAGAGCGTCGTGGCCGCCGGGGTGTTCAACTCCGGCCTGCTCTCCCGCGAACGTCCCGCTCAGGACGCGAAGTTCGACTACCAGGACGCCCCGCAGGACCTCGTCTCCCGCGCCCACGCCATCGCGGACACCTGCGAACGGCACGGCACGACGCTCCCCGCGGCGGCCATGGCCTTCCCTTTCGGCCACCCCAGTATCATCAACGTCACCCTCGGCATGCGGAATGCCGAGCAGGTCGGGCGGAACGTGGAGCTCCACCGCCGAAGCGTGCCCGACGCCCTGTGGGACGATCTTCGCGATCAAGGCCTGATCAGGGCTGATGTGCCCACAGTCACGGGAGGTGTTCAGCGTTGTCTCTGA